In Candida orthopsilosis Co 90-125, chromosome 4 draft sequence, a single genomic region encodes these proteins:
- a CDS encoding Ubc9 protein (S. cerevisiae homolog UBC9 has SUMO ligase activity, has role in mitotic spindle elongation, protein sumoylation and localizes to condensed nuclear chromosome): MSLRNIRLQEERKQWRKDHPFGFFAKPVKGSDGSLDLTSWKAGIPGKAGTLWEGGVYPIRLDFPPEYPSKPPRVKFPAGFYHPNVYPSGTVCLSILNEEQDWKPAITLRQIVLGVQELLDTPNPDSPAQEPAWKAFSKDRKLYEQKVLEQVKRYPPTV, from the coding sequence ATGTCCCTTCGCAATATCAGATtacaagaagaaagaaaacaGTGGAGAAAAGATCATCCATTTGGCTTCTTCGCTAAACCAGTAAAAGGTTCAGATGGCTCCTTAGATTTAACTCTGTGGAAAGCAGGAATTCCGGGAAAAGCAGGTACATTATGGGAAGGTGGAGTTTACCCGATCAGGTTGGATTTCCCACCAGAATATCCATCAAAGCCACCCAGAGTGAAGTTTCCTGCGGGGTTCTACCATCCAAATGTGTATCCTAGTGGTACTGTTTGTTTGAGtattttgaatgaagagCAAGACTGGAAGCCGGCAATCACATTGAGGCAGATAGTTTTGGGAGTACAAGAATTATTGGATACGCCAAATCCAGATTCGCCAGCACAAGAGCCTGCTTGGAAAGCTTTCAGCAAGGATCGGAAATTATATGAGCAGAAAGTGCTAGAGCAAGTTAAACGCTATCCACCTACTGTGTAG
- a CDS encoding Ski2 protein (S. cerevisiae homolog SKI2 has role nuclear-transcribed mRNA catabolic process, 3'-5' exonucleolytic nonsense-mediated decay, mRNA catabolic process, non-stop decay and localizes to Ski complex): MLIEELTGNRDSPLSVDPYKETVYTFSESTKDEKNQQLIDDFLKPSPELNWELLDLVQPKPDVNRDKIIQKLVINPSSLNRTKMRFKRSGIEGKISGYREEVDLNEVNASASNSLSINRDYSSKSDSIRGKTGFLPFQPGGLLQQASIDREVKDTTSNLHRNEYGLFDIPPGLSRGLEVGDSQSLTDLEDLNKEEEDSNGQTYETVKEHTLFDGKDGQKASAEPKSKLPFDANEIEGLVPFDYKSFRYDEKKPPEKRDWAHVVDLDHKIEDFNELVPNMARTWPFELDTFQKEAVFHLEQGDSVFVAAHTSAGKTVVAEYAIAMAKRNMTKCIYTSPIKALSNQKFRDFKETFKDIDVGLITGDVQINPEANCLIMTTEILRSMLYRGADLIRDVEFVIFDEVHYVNDIDRGVVWEEVIIMLPDHVKYILLSATVPNTFEFANWVGRTKQKDIYVISTPKRPVPLEIFISTKNKLFKVVDSNRRFLESEFKAHKSLLEAGNSNKQLPSTTMGSGSRGGPGGTARGGNRGVTRGRGSGRGGRGGSSNHGNFSGPKRFGTDGPNKNTWPELVHYMKSNNLLPAVIFVFSKKKCETYADSLHGVDFCTAKEKSEIHMFIDRAVGRLKKEDRELPQIIKIREMLSRGIAVHHGGLLPIVKECIEILFAKTLVKVLFATETFAMGLNLPTRTVVFSSTRKHDGRAFRNLLPGEFTQMSGRAGRRGLDATGTVIVMAYNEALSPTDFKEVALGTPTKLQSQFRLTYNMILNLLRIEALKVEEMIKHSFSENSTQVLLPENKKRHDVLTNTLGSLALTPCDECNLKDIEETCILMFEYEDVYGQCVVDIHKSPILKSQLLKIGRLVCFRDKESIVRIGFVVKSDSVNDSIFLLTFHHGREYETTQEQYKLPYLPIRSYLLKNFAKIKYSGGLKVVSVPYENVNFICRYALRVSMNGIVENKHEEVKQAEEQITSILGLQNRLDEISFNQTKQISLHDMCVEKDNIFSKINDLKAFTCPNFKQHYAEYRKMRLLQMELEGLERLISDENLDLLPDYEQRLEVLETLGFIDEKHNVVLKGRVACEINSGWELILTELVLDNFLGDFEPSEIVALLSCFVYEGRTQEEEPPLITPRLEKGKAKILEIADKLLRVFIEKRVSLTSEEEDFVESKRFALVNVVYEWANGLSFNEIMEISVESEGTIVRVITRLDEICREVKNAALIIGDSKLHLKMAEAQEKIKRDIVFCASLYL; this comes from the coding sequence ATGCTAATTGAAGAACTCACCGGTAATAGGGACTCGCCGTTGAGTGTTGATCCATATAAAGAAACAGTCTATACTTTTTCAGAATCAACgaaagatgaaaagaatCAGCAACTTATTGACGACTTTCTCAAGCCATCTCCAGAACTAAATTGGGAATTACTCGATCTTGTACAACCCAAACCCGACGTTAATAGAGACAAAATTATCCAGAAATTAGTCATCAATCCGTCTAGTTTGAATAGAACGAAAATGAGATTCAAGAGATCCGGGATTGAGGGCAAGATTTCTGGGTATCGTGAGGAAGTCGATCTCAATGAAGTGAATGCCTCtgcatcaaattcattgagTATCAATAGAGAttattcatcaaaaagTGATAGTATAAGAGGAAAAACGGGATTTTTACCTTTTCAGCCTGGTGGATTATTACAGCAGGCATCGATAGATCGTGAAGTTAAGGATACTACATCAAACTTGCACAGAAACGAGTATGGATTATTTGATATACCACCAGGTCTTTCGCGAGGATTAGAAGTTGGCGACTCACAAAGCTTAACCGATTTGGAAGATTTGAacaaggaagaagaagatctGAATGGGCAAACATACGAAACTGTGAAGGAGCATACTTTGTTTGATGGTAAGGATGGTCAAAAAGCATCAGCTGAACCCAAATCAAAGCTTCCGTTTGATGCAAATGAGATAGAAGGATTGGTACCGTTTGATTATAAGTCTTTCAGATACGACGAGAAGAAACCGCCCGAGAAGCGTGACTGGGCTCATGTTGTAGATTTAGATCATAAAATTGAGgatttcaatgaattgGTTCCCAATATGGCTAGGACTTGGCCCTTTGAGCTTGacacatttcaaaaagaagcCGTATTTCATTTGGAACAAGGTGATTCTGTCTTTGTTGCAGCTCACACATCTGCAGGTAAAACCGTTGTAGCCGAGTATGCAATCGCAATggcaaaaagaaacatGACCAAATGCATATACACTTCCCCTATCAAAGCATTGTCgaatcaaaaatttagaGATTTCAAAGAAACATTTAAAGATATAGACGTTGGATTAATCACTGGTGATGTTCAAATCAATCCTGAGGCAAACTGTCTTATCATGACGACAGAAATTTTACGTTCGATGTTGTATCGTGGTGCAGATTTGATAAGAGATGTCGAGtttgtcatttttgatgaagtgcATTATGTGAATGATATAGATCGTGGTGTTGTCTGGGAAGAAGTGATTATTATGTTACCTGATCATGTCAAGTATATTTTGTTATCTGCCACTGTTCCAAACACATTTGAGTTTGCTAACTGGGTAGGAcgaacaaaacaaaaggatATTTACGTCatttcaacaccaaagaGACCGGTGCCGTTGGAAATCTTTATATCGACAAAGAACAAACTCTTCAAGGTTGTCGACTCAAACAGGAGATTCCTTGAGAGTGAATTTAAAGCTCACAAAAGTTTACTTGAAGCAGGAAATTCCAATAAACAACttccttcaacaacaatgggTTCTGGAAGTAGAGGTGGACCCGGTGGAACAGCCAGAGGCGGTAACAGAGGCGTCACTAGAGGTAGAGGTAGCGGTCGTGGAGGCCGTGGAGGTCTGTCTAATCATGGAAACTTTTCAGGTCCGAAAAGGTTTGGTACCGATGGCCCCAACAAAAACACATGGCCCGAGTTGGTACACTATATGAAGCTGAACAATTTGCTACCTGCAGTAATTTTCGTgttttcaaagaaaaaatgTGAAACCTATGCCGACTCTTTACACGGTGTTGATTTCTGCACCGCCAAAGAAAAGTCAGAGATTCACATGTTTATTGATCGAGCTGTTGGAAGGTTGAAAAAGGAGGATCGGGAATTGCCTCAGATCATTAAAATTAGAGAAATGCTTAGTCGAGGTATAGCAGTACATCACGGTGGTCTTTTACCAATCGTGAAAGAGtgtattgaaattttatttgCCAAGACATTGGTGAAGGTGTTGTTTGCTACAGAAACCTTTGCTATGGGGTTGAATTTGCCTACTAGAACAGTTGTGTTTAGTTCTACTAGGAAGCATGATGGTAGGGCATTTAGAAACCTTTTGCCGGGAGAATTTACCCAAATGTCTGGTCGTGCTGGTAGAAGAGGATTGGATGCAACAGGCACAGTTATAGTTATGGCTTATAATGAAGCATTATCTCCAACTGATTTTAAGGAAGTGGCATTGGGAACTCCAACAAAGTTGCAATCACAATTCAGATTGACTTACaatatgattttgaatttgctCAGAATTGAGGCGTTGAAGGTTGAAGAGATGATTAAACATTCATTCAGTGAAAATTCGACCCAAGTTCTACTCCCAGAGAATAAAAAGAGACATGATGTTCTCACAAATACATTGGGCAGTTTGGCATTAACTCCATGTGATGAATGTAACTTGAAAGATATCGAGGAGACTTGTATACTCATGTTTGAGTATGAAGACGTTTATGGCCAATGTGTCGTTGATATTCATAAATCGCCTATATTGAAGTCccagttgttgaagattggAAGACTTGTGTGTTTCAGAGATAAAGAATCAATTGTGAGAATCGGCTTTGTTGTAAAGTCTGATAGTGTTAATGACAGTATATTCTTACTTACTTTCCATCATGGCAGGGAGTATGAGACGACTCAAGAGCAGTACAAATTACCATACCTTCCAATAAGAAGTTACTTGCTAAAaaattttgccaaaataAAATACAGTGGTGGTCTTAAAGTGGTGTCGGTTCCGTACGAAAATGTCAACTTCATTTGTAGATATGCCTTGAGGGTGTCTATGAAtggtattgttgaaaacaagCATGAAGAGGTTAAGCAGGCAGAAGAGCAGATAACATCGATTCTAGGGCTCCAAAATAGGCTAGATGAGATTAGTtttaatcaaacaaaacaaatatcTCTCCACGATATGTGCGTTGAAAAGGACAacatcttttcaaaaatcaatgatttgaaagctttCACTTGtccaaatttcaaacagCATTACGCAGAGTATCGAAAAATGCGTCTTTTACAAATGGAGTTAGAGGGACTAGAAAGATTGATTTCagatgaaaatttggaCCTTTTGCCAGACTATGAACAGAGGTTGGAAGTTCTTGAAACCCTTGGgttcattgatgaaaaacACAATGTGGTATTGAAAGGAAGAGTTGCATGTGAAATCAATTCTGGCTGGGAATTAATTCTTACTGAGTTGGTTCTTGACAACTTCCTTGGTGATTTCGAACCTTCTGAGATTGTTGCACTTTTGTCgtgttttgtttatgaGGGTAGGactcaagaagaagaaccaCCGTTGATTACTCCGAGATTGGAAAAGGGTAAAGCCAAGATACTTGAGATTGCCGACAAGTTGCTCCGAgtatttattgaaaagagagTTTCGCTAACGTCAGAGGAAGAGGATTTTGTCGAAAGTAAACGATTTGCTTTAGTCAATGTTGTTTATGAATGGGCTAATGGGTTGAGCTTTAATGAGATTATGGAAATCAGTGTTGAATCTGAAGGTACGATTGTAAGAGTTATCACTAGATTGGATGAAATTTGTCGTGAGGTGAAGAATGCTGCTTTGATTATTGGTGATTCGAAAttgcatttgaaaatggcaGAGGCACAAGAAAAGATCAAGAGAGATATCGTGTTCTGTGCATCACTCTATCTTTGA